A single region of the Oleispira antarctica RB-8 genome encodes:
- a CDS encoding Putative fimbrial protein: protein MQKQQSGFTLIELMIVVAIIGILASVSIPMYRDYIVRTKVATAMATVSNIKTAIALTNNEGIAVPAIAAGAAKAEWQKIGMRNEPKFSSEVKSAAIAAGGEITIALGDDVFAGITGNSITLTPDFAGSVTTWTSKFVPAATLDADTVTLVKQYLTRNANGGS from the coding sequence ATGCAAAAACAACAAAGCGGTTTTACCCTAATTGAATTGATGATCGTTGTTGCGATTATCGGTATTCTAGCTTCTGTATCAATCCCTATGTACCGTGATTATATTGTGCGTACTAAAGTTGCAACGGCAATGGCTACTGTAAGTAACATTAAAACAGCCATTGCACTAACAAATAACGAAGGAATTGCTGTACCCGCCATTGCGGCAGGAGCTGCAAAAGCAGAATGGCAAAAAATCGGCATGCGTAATGAACCTAAGTTTTCCAGCGAAGTTAAATCTGCTGCTATTGCAGCAGGTGGTGAAATTACTATCGCACTAGGTGATGATGTATTTGCTGGTATAACAGGAAACTCCATTACATTAACGCCTGATTTTGCTGGCTCTGTAACGACTTGGACCAGTAAATTCGTTCCAGCTGCAACATTAGATGCAGATACTGTTACTCTTGTTAAGCAATATCTAACGCGTAATGCAAATGGCGGAAGCTAA
- the pilB gene encoding Pilus assembly typeIV ATPase, PilB — MNLNGLARSLAQAGLIEAEKAQQAMEIAKNEKSSFITIAVAKGFIDPLQVALFASTEFGLPLLDLAAFDTELLVKDIVSNDLIEKHRVLPLFKRGNRLFLAQSDPSNITAIDEIKFNTGMNIEPILVEENKLAAIVEKFVSAEDNAFDDFDDEDLDIDIENPEDAHKNEEPGTGDDAPIVRFVNKMLLDAIKGGSSDIHFEPYEKRYRVRYRTDGILHEVSSPPVNLSGKIAARLKVMSQMDISERRMPQDGRIKMKISKNKAIDFRVNSLPTLWGEKLVLRILDPSSAKMGIDALGYEEKQKALYMEALAQPQGMILVTGPTGSGKTVSLYTGLNILNTEETNISTAEDPVEINLEGINQVNVNHKVGLDFGEALRSFLRQDPDIIMVGEIRDLDTASIAIKAAQTGHLVLSTLHTNSAPETLTRLANMGVPSFNIATSVSLIIAQRLGRRLCSACKQPADIPKQVLLDNGMPEELITNGIFFQAKGCDACNKGYKGRVGIYEVVKITPALSRIIMDDGNSLEIAAIAKKEGFNNLRTSALEKVAQGITSLEEANRVTAD; from the coding sequence ATGAATCTCAATGGTTTAGCCCGATCTTTAGCACAAGCAGGCCTAATTGAAGCTGAAAAAGCTCAACAAGCAATGGAAATTGCCAAAAATGAAAAATCATCGTTTATAACCATTGCAGTCGCAAAAGGCTTCATCGACCCTTTGCAGGTGGCTCTGTTTGCTTCTACTGAATTTGGCCTGCCATTACTGGATCTTGCTGCCTTTGATACTGAATTATTAGTTAAAGATATCGTCAGTAATGATTTGATTGAGAAACATCGTGTTTTACCACTATTCAAACGTGGCAACCGTCTATTTTTAGCTCAAAGCGATCCTTCAAATATCACCGCGATTGATGAAATAAAGTTCAATACAGGTATGAATATTGAACCTATTTTGGTTGAAGAGAATAAACTTGCCGCTATAGTAGAAAAATTTGTTTCCGCTGAAGATAATGCTTTCGACGACTTCGACGATGAAGACCTCGATATCGACATCGAAAACCCAGAAGATGCTCATAAAAATGAAGAGCCTGGCACTGGTGATGATGCCCCCATCGTTCGCTTTGTTAATAAAATGTTATTAGACGCCATCAAAGGCGGATCATCTGACATTCACTTTGAGCCTTATGAAAAACGCTATCGTGTGCGTTACCGTACTGATGGTATATTGCATGAAGTCTCCAGCCCTCCGGTTAATCTTTCAGGCAAGATTGCAGCACGCTTAAAAGTTATGTCTCAAATGGATATATCTGAGCGCCGCATGCCGCAAGATGGCCGTATCAAGATGAAAATATCGAAGAACAAAGCCATCGATTTTCGTGTAAACAGTTTACCCACACTCTGGGGTGAAAAACTTGTATTGCGTATTCTAGATCCTTCTAGCGCCAAAATGGGAATTGATGCCCTAGGGTATGAGGAAAAGCAAAAAGCATTATATATGGAAGCCTTAGCTCAACCTCAAGGTATGATTCTGGTAACAGGCCCTACGGGCTCTGGTAAAACGGTATCGTTGTACACAGGTTTGAACATTCTTAATACCGAAGAAACAAACATTTCTACAGCAGAAGACCCTGTTGAAATTAACCTTGAAGGTATCAACCAAGTAAACGTCAATCACAAAGTAGGTTTGGATTTTGGTGAGGCACTGCGATCTTTCTTGCGCCAAGACCCTGATATCATCATGGTGGGTGAAATTCGAGATTTAGATACCGCCTCGATTGCTATTAAAGCGGCACAAACAGGTCACTTGGTTTTATCAACGTTACACACCAACAGTGCTCCAGAAACACTCACCCGCTTAGCCAACATGGGGGTGCCATCGTTTAATATTGCAACCTCTGTAAGCCTTATTATCGCCCAGCGTTTGGGCCGACGTTTATGCAGCGCTTGTAAGCAGCCTGCCGATATTCCAAAGCAAGTTTTACTGGATAACGGCATGCCTGAAGAACTGATTACAAATGGTATATTTTTCCAAGCAAAAGGCTGTGATGCATGCAATAAAGGCTACAAAGGTCGAGTAGGTATTTACGAGGTAGTAAAAATCACTCCAGCACTCTCTAGAATTATTATGGACGATGGTAATTCTCTAGAAATTGCAGCGATTGCAAAAAAAGAGGGGTTCAACAACTTGCGAACCTCTGCATTAGAAAAAGTCGCCCAAGGGATTACGAGCCTTGAAGAAGCCAACCGAGTCACAGCAGATTGA
- the pilC gene encoding Type II secretory pathway, component PilC yields MAKDKKQKTQEFEWEGLNRKGQKIKGAISGANLATVKAQLRKQGIQPGKVKKKATPLFSFGNGARKITPTDVSFFTRQMATMMKAGVPLVQSFDIVGDGVDNPAMKTLIGQVRDDVSAGNDFASALKKHPKHFDELFCNLIESGEQSGALEQMLDKVAIYQEKTEALKKKIKKAMMYPAVTLTIAAIVTVILLVKVVPTFESMFKSFGSELPAPTKMVVAISEWTQAYWWVMLAIIVGFVVGLKQALARSPAFKDKFEAGLLKAPIFGDLIMKAAVARFARVLATTFAAGVPLVEALESVAGAVGNSVYRKAVLNVRDEVSQGQQMHFAMRATGVFPNMVVQMTSIGEESGALDSMLGKAADYFEDEVDNAVDGLTAMMEPLVMSFLGVVIGGLIVAMYLPIFEMGNAM; encoded by the coding sequence ATGGCCAAAGATAAAAAACAAAAAACACAAGAATTTGAGTGGGAAGGACTTAACCGCAAAGGGCAGAAAATAAAGGGAGCAATCTCTGGGGCCAATTTAGCGACTGTTAAAGCTCAATTGCGCAAGCAGGGTATTCAGCCTGGCAAAGTAAAGAAAAAAGCAACGCCTTTATTCAGCTTTGGCAATGGTGCTAGAAAAATAACACCGACAGACGTTAGTTTTTTTACTCGCCAAATGGCGACTATGATGAAGGCTGGCGTCCCCTTAGTTCAATCTTTTGATATCGTCGGAGATGGTGTCGACAACCCTGCTATGAAGACACTCATTGGACAAGTTAGAGATGATGTTTCTGCGGGTAATGACTTTGCTTCGGCACTAAAAAAACACCCTAAACACTTTGACGAATTATTTTGTAATTTGATTGAATCAGGTGAACAATCAGGTGCTTTAGAGCAAATGCTTGATAAAGTTGCCATTTATCAAGAAAAAACAGAAGCGTTAAAAAAGAAGATTAAAAAAGCAATGATGTATCCGGCAGTGACTCTGACGATTGCCGCCATTGTAACTGTTATTCTATTAGTAAAAGTTGTTCCTACTTTCGAATCCATGTTTAAAAGCTTTGGCTCTGAGTTGCCCGCCCCTACAAAAATGGTGGTCGCAATTTCCGAATGGACCCAAGCCTATTGGTGGGTGATGCTAGCTATTATTGTCGGTTTTGTCGTTGGCTTAAAACAAGCGTTAGCACGATCTCCGGCTTTTAAAGATAAATTTGAAGCAGGTTTACTTAAAGCTCCTATTTTTGGTGATTTAATCATGAAAGCTGCCGTCGCTCGCTTTGCAAGAGTACTGGCCACAACATTTGCAGCGGGTGTACCACTTGTCGAAGCACTTGAGTCTGTCGCAGGGGCTGTCGGTAATTCTGTTTATCGAAAAGCAGTACTCAATGTTCGCGACGAAGTATCTCAAGGTCAACAAATGCATTTTGCTATGAGAGCCACAGGGGTTTTTCCTAATATGGTGGTGCAAATGACCAGTATTGGTGAAGAATCTGGTGCTTTAGACAGCATGCTTGGTAAAGCAGCAGACTATTTTGAAGATGAAGTTGATAATGCGGTTGATGGCTTAACCGCTATGATGGAACCCCTAGTCATGTCTTTTTTAGGAGTTGTTATTGGTGGTCTTATTGTCGCCATGTACTTACCAATCTTTGAAATGGGAAATGCAATGTAA
- a CDS encoding Type IV prepilin peptidase → MAIEFLSLSEIAHSLQYQPYALPVVILILSLLIGSFLNVVILRYPIMLFRSWLIDSKGLADSLPEHSALKDLESPYTLSKPASHCPRCHSPVKAWQNIPIISFVLLKGKCSGCAEKGQETKISIRYPLVELATGLLSLALLIKFPFSIQLAAMLVFTWSLVAMSMIDIDHQILPDTMTLSLMWLGLLLNIDHTFVDLQSAVIGAMAGYLSLWSVYWLFKLATGKDGMGFGDFKLLAALGAWFGWQFLPMIILLSSIVGAVVGIAGIMILGRDKNIPIPFGPYLAAAGWIAAMWGNEIMEWYLPGVR, encoded by the coding sequence ATGGCTATTGAATTCCTATCTCTATCGGAAATTGCGCATTCTCTGCAATACCAGCCTTATGCCCTGCCCGTTGTTATTCTTATTTTATCGTTATTAATCGGTAGCTTTCTTAACGTGGTTATTTTGCGCTATCCAATTATGCTGTTTCGCAGTTGGCTAATTGATAGCAAAGGTCTAGCCGATAGCCTTCCGGAGCATTCTGCGCTAAAAGATCTTGAGTCGCCTTATACACTTTCTAAGCCTGCTTCTCATTGCCCGCGCTGTCATAGCCCAGTAAAAGCTTGGCAGAATATTCCTATTATTAGCTTTGTGTTATTAAAAGGTAAATGTTCTGGCTGTGCTGAAAAAGGCCAAGAAACTAAAATTTCTATTCGTTATCCGTTAGTAGAATTAGCGACGGGTTTATTAAGTTTGGCATTATTAATAAAATTCCCTTTTTCTATTCAGTTAGCCGCCATGCTGGTATTCACTTGGTCTTTAGTGGCGATGAGCATGATTGATATCGATCATCAAATTCTGCCCGATACCATGACGCTGTCGCTGATGTGGTTAGGTTTATTGCTGAATATTGATCATACCTTTGTCGACTTACAAAGTGCGGTTATTGGCGCAATGGCGGGGTATTTATCGCTATGGTCGGTTTATTGGTTGTTTAAACTCGCCACCGGTAAAGACGGTATGGGCTTTGGTGATTTCAAGCTATTAGCTGCGTTAGGCGCTTGGTTTGGCTGGCAGTTTTTGCCGATGATTATTTTATTATCGTCAATCGTCGGGGCCGTTGTGGGGATTGCGGGCATTATGATTTTGGGTCGCGATAAAAACATTCCTATTCCTTTTGGCCCTTATTTGGCTGCTGCAGGTTGGATTGCGGCAATGTGGGGTAATGAAATTATGGAATGGTATCTGCCTGGGGTTCGGTAG
- the coaE gene encoding Dephospho-CoA kinase has product MKKLIIGLTGGIGSGKTAVSNRFKALGIHVVDADIAARTIVEPNQPAWHDIKDFFGPEVLLADHTLNRAWLRQQVFTDEAKRKQLEVFTHPRIRDEIIRDLISSTSAYTILASPLLIESGQVALVDNVIVVDVPEATQIERTCSRDDNDVEQVKRIIAAQISREKRLTHADWVIDNSLPLETLDTRVEALHQALLTNGQ; this is encoded by the coding sequence ATGAAAAAATTAATTATTGGTTTAACAGGTGGCATTGGCAGTGGTAAAACCGCTGTCAGCAATCGCTTTAAAGCATTAGGGATTCACGTTGTCGATGCGGATATTGCAGCACGTACAATCGTAGAACCTAACCAACCTGCTTGGCATGACATTAAAGACTTTTTTGGGCCTGAGGTTTTATTAGCCGATCATACTTTAAACCGAGCGTGGTTGCGCCAACAGGTATTCACTGATGAAGCAAAGCGTAAGCAGTTAGAAGTATTTACGCACCCAAGAATACGCGACGAAATTATTCGAGATTTAATCAGTTCAACCTCTGCCTATACGATACTCGCATCGCCTTTACTAATAGAGAGCGGACAAGTGGCGTTAGTTGACAACGTGATTGTGGTGGATGTGCCAGAAGCCACTCAGATTGAACGCACCTGCTCGCGGGATGATAACGATGTAGAGCAAGTAAAACGCATTATTGCTGCACAGATTTCCAGAGAGAAGCGTTTAACCCATGCAGACTGGGTGATTGATAATAGCTTACCTCTAGAAACTTTGGATACTCGGGTAGAAGCCTTACATCAAGCGCTATTAACAAACGGCCAATAG
- a CDS encoding Zinc-binding protein, translating to MKVKCPTCSKNVIWSEKAKDRPFCSERCKLIDLGAWADGSHAIPGKTVEEEMMSQQWEMEQQNSELH from the coding sequence ATGAAAGTTAAATGCCCTACCTGTAGCAAAAACGTTATCTGGTCAGAGAAAGCGAAAGATCGCCCCTTTTGCAGTGAGCGCTGCAAGTTGATTGACCTAGGTGCTTGGGCAGATGGCAGCCATGCAATACCGGGAAAAACCGTTGAAGAAGAAATGATGTCTCAGCAATGGGAAATGGAACAGCAAAACTCTGAGCTACATTAG
- the mutT gene encoding Mutator MutT protein produces the protein MKKFVHVAVGVIFDSAPENVSAGKSKILIAKRADHQHQGGLWEFPGGKVELGESIQVALQRELEEELGLQSSADDMQPLISIPFHYPDKSVLLDVWAVYNATEFLKTDDIELFDFKDSKLVGKEGQPLVWVEHSELANYEFPAANKAIIDALLLPPKIAISQDSNNPDIILSQVANTLKNHSNIWIQLRAPSLGQLQYTQLAMKLYGICHEAGSKLIWNCPLEWYQVAFADGLHLSNKNSLNSGLDTANERPIPANQWLSMACHNLTELEVAQNIADYVLVSPVHETTTHPQANALTWSGFKVITDQARIPCYALGGVTMSESQTCIQFGGQGIAGIRCFMADEKNITRKNNES, from the coding sequence ATGAAAAAATTCGTTCATGTCGCTGTCGGAGTTATTTTTGATAGCGCGCCTGAAAATGTTTCTGCGGGTAAAAGCAAAATACTCATAGCCAAACGTGCAGATCACCAGCACCAAGGTGGTTTGTGGGAATTTCCCGGTGGTAAAGTTGAATTGGGAGAAAGTATTCAGGTAGCATTGCAGAGAGAGTTGGAGGAAGAGCTTGGCTTGCAATCGTCGGCTGATGATATGCAGCCGCTAATCTCTATTCCATTCCATTACCCAGACAAGTCGGTTTTGCTGGATGTATGGGCTGTGTATAACGCGACTGAGTTTTTAAAAACGGATGATATTGAGTTATTTGATTTTAAAGATTCTAAGCTTGTCGGCAAAGAGGGCCAGCCATTAGTTTGGGTTGAGCATTCTGAACTGGCCAACTATGAATTCCCTGCGGCTAATAAAGCAATTATTGATGCGCTGCTATTACCCCCCAAAATAGCCATCAGCCAAGACAGCAATAACCCAGATATCATTTTAAGTCAGGTAGCGAATACATTAAAAAACCATAGCAATATCTGGATTCAGCTACGGGCTCCCAGCTTAGGTCAGCTGCAATATACTCAGCTCGCCATGAAGCTTTATGGCATATGCCATGAAGCAGGTAGTAAGCTGATTTGGAATTGCCCGCTTGAGTGGTATCAAGTAGCTTTTGCCGATGGCTTGCATCTTTCTAATAAAAATTCGCTTAATTCAGGCTTGGATACAGCTAATGAGCGTCCAATTCCTGCTAATCAATGGTTAAGTATGGCTTGCCATAATTTAACCGAACTTGAAGTTGCGCAAAACATTGCAGACTATGTATTAGTCTCACCGGTACATGAAACTACCACTCATCCACAAGCGAATGCATTGACTTGGTCAGGGTTTAAAGTAATTACCGATCAAGCGCGAATCCCTTGCTACGCATTGGGTGGAGTGACAATGTCAGAATCTCAAACTTGCATTCAATTTGGCGGTCAGGGGATTGCGGGTATTCGCTGCTTTATGGCTGACGAAAAAAATATAACGAGGAAAAATAATGAAAGTTAA
- the argJ gene encoding Bifunctional ornithine acetyltransferase/N-acetylglutamate synthase protein, with translation MAVGLEVLKNYHPVKGVRIGIAQAGIKYAGRNDLVIFELAQGSRVSGVFTLNAFCAAPVQVSKKHLTKADVRYLVINTGNANAGTGPQGMSDALATCEQLAQLTGVAAHQILPFSTGVIGEPLPMVKLLAGLPTALANLASDVWSVAAEGIMTTDTLPKGYSQQVEIAQLDGNSIDSKNTDLITISGISKGAGMIMPNMATMLAYLTTDAVIAKPLLDIMCKELADKSFNRVTIDGDTSTNDSCMLIATAQAEMAEISSKDDPRYGAMFDALLEAFMILSHAIVRDGEGATKFVTMEVQQAASVQEALDVAYTVAHSPLVKTALFACDANWGRILAAVGRAGVQNMILEDIDIYLDDVCIVKSGGRAASYTEEAGAAIFAQPEITISIRLGRGDITERVWTTDLSHEYVSINADYRS, from the coding sequence ATGGCTGTCGGTTTAGAAGTATTAAAAAATTATCACCCAGTAAAAGGTGTTCGTATTGGTATTGCTCAAGCGGGCATAAAGTACGCAGGCCGAAATGATTTAGTGATTTTTGAACTTGCCCAAGGCAGCCGAGTAAGTGGCGTATTTACGCTGAATGCTTTTTGTGCAGCGCCTGTTCAAGTCTCTAAGAAGCATTTAACCAAAGCGGATGTTCGCTATCTGGTGATCAATACGGGTAATGCTAACGCAGGCACAGGGCCACAAGGCATGAGTGATGCGTTAGCAACGTGTGAACAACTTGCGCAGCTAACCGGAGTTGCCGCTCATCAAATATTGCCCTTTTCCACAGGCGTTATTGGCGAGCCACTGCCAATGGTTAAACTGCTTGCTGGATTACCCACAGCACTAGCAAACTTAGCTTCAGATGTTTGGTCAGTTGCGGCAGAAGGCATCATGACGACCGATACCTTGCCAAAAGGTTATAGCCAGCAAGTTGAAATTGCTCAGCTGGACGGTAACAGTATTGACAGTAAAAATACTGATCTAATAACCATTTCAGGCATCTCAAAAGGTGCAGGTATGATCATGCCCAACATGGCAACCATGCTCGCTTACCTCACCACAGATGCTGTGATCGCCAAGCCATTATTAGATATAATGTGCAAAGAATTGGCTGATAAATCCTTCAACCGTGTAACGATTGATGGTGATACCTCGACTAACGACTCGTGTATGCTCATTGCCACGGCGCAAGCCGAAATGGCAGAAATTAGCAGCAAAGACGATCCTCGTTATGGTGCGATGTTCGATGCCTTATTGGAAGCCTTTATGATTCTTTCACATGCGATCGTGCGTGATGGCGAAGGCGCAACCAAGTTCGTCACCATGGAAGTTCAACAAGCCGCCAGTGTGCAAGAAGCGTTAGATGTTGCTTACACCGTTGCGCACTCGCCACTGGTAAAAACGGCGTTATTTGCATGCGATGCTAATTGGGGTCGTATTTTAGCCGCTGTTGGTCGTGCGGGCGTGCAGAACATGATTTTAGAAGATATTGATATTTACCTTGATGATGTTTGCATTGTTAAGAGCGGTGGCCGTGCCGCAAGTTATACTGAAGAAGCAGGTGCCGCAATTTTTGCTCAGCCTGAAATTACCATCAGCATTCGTTTAGGCCGTGGCGATATCACCGAGCGTGTTTGGACGACAGATCTTTCTCATGAATATGTCAGCATCAATGCTGATTACCGTTCTTAA